A window of the Saccharomyces eubayanus strain FM1318 chromosome II, whole genome shotgun sequence genome harbors these coding sequences:
- the TPI1 gene encoding triose-phosphate isomerase TPI1 codes for MARTFFVGGNFKLNGSKQSIKEIVERLNTASIPENVEVVICPPATYLDYSVSLVKKPQVTVGAQNAYLKASGAYTGENSVEQIKDVGAKWVVLGHSERRSYFHEDDKFVAEKTKFALGEGVGVILCIGETLEEKKAGKTLDVVERQLNAVLDEVKDWTNVVVAYEPVWAIGSGLAATPEDAQDIHASIRKFLASKLGDKAASELRILYGGSANGSNAVTFKDKADVDGFLVGGASLKPEFVDIINSRN; via the coding sequence ATGGCTAGAACTTTCTTCGTCGGTGGTAACTTTAAATTAAACGGTTCCAAACAATCCATTAAGGAAATTGTTGAAAGATTGAACACTGCTTCTATCCCAGAAAACGTCGAAGTTGTTATCTGTCCTCCAGCTACCTACTTGGACTACTCTGTCTCTTTGGTTAAGAAGCCACAAGTCACTGTCGGTGCCCAAAACGCCTACTTGAAGGCTTCTGGTGCTTACACTGGTGAAAACTCCGTTGAACAAATCAAGGATGTTGGTGCTAAGTGGGTTGTCCTAGGTCACTCTGAAAGAAGATCTTACTTCCACGAAGATGACAAGTTCGTCGCTGAAAAGACCAAGTTCGCTTTGGGTGAAGGTGTCGGTGTCATCTTGTGTATCGGTGaaactttggaagaaaagaaggccGGTAAGACTTTGGACGTTGTTGAAAGACAATTGAACGCTGTCTTGGACGAAGTTAAGGACTGGACCAATGTCGTTGTCGCTTACGAACCAGTCTGGGCTATCGGTTCCGGTTTGGCTGCTACTCCAGAAGATGCTCAAGACATTCACGCTTCCATCAGAAAGTTCTTGGCTTCCAAGTTGGGTGACAAGGCTGCTAGCGAATTGAGAATCTTATACGGTGGTTCCGCTAACGGTAGCAATGCCGTTACCTTCAAGGACAAGGCTGATGTCGACGGTTTCTTGGTCGGTGGTGCTTCTTTGAAGCCAGAATTTGTTGATATCATCAACTCTAGAAACTAA
- the DBF4 gene encoding protein serine/threonine kinase activating protein DBF4, translating into MVSPTKMLIRSPLKETDTNLKHNNGIPVSTATATAHLNALPNDNNGNNNTNESFPKKRSLERLELQQQQQHLHEKKKAKLERARSIEGAVQVSKGTGLKNVEPRVTPKELLEWQTNWKKIMKRDSRIYFDITDDVEMNTYNKSKMDKRKDLLKRGFLSLGAQITQFFDTTVTIVITRRSVENIYLLKDTDILSRAKKNYMKVWSYEKAARFLKNLDVDLEHLSKAKSASLATPTLSNLLHNEKLYGPTDRDPRTKRDDIHYFKYPHVYLYDLWQTWAPIITLEWKPQELANLDELPYPVLKLGSFGRCPFIGDRNYDENSYKRVAKRYSRDKANKKYALQLRALFQYHADTFMNTSSVNDQTKNLIFIPHMCNDSTKSFKKWMQEKAKSFXNDEKKKLDDEVIQDIHDHIDSKIIDKDSISIKEIEDGKHSLEEEEENKHFIEEESKKILQRKNPIATPKLNHPILATFTRQETEEVPDDLCTFKKQSRQAFEIKASGAHQSNDVATSFGNGLGPTRASVMSKNMKSLSRLMVDRKLGVKQTNSNYNTYTTAATTTTTTTTTATIATAKETNHKSNVNVLQKDEIRSQTMIKGNSTHTETNNKAQDLPKKLVKSASTGLKFSNDVKIITTESTTASKKTTTSTHTTLNPSLNTTTQPAKKETIKNSGYCENCRVKYESLEQHIVSEKHLSFAENDLNFEAIDSLIENLRFQI; encoded by the coding sequence ATGGTATCACCAACAAAGATGCTGATTAGGTCTCCATTAAAGGAAACGGACACGAACCTGAAACATAACAATGGCATTCCTGTATCAACAGCAACGGCAACGGCCCATTTGAACGCGCTCCCTAACGACAACAATGGCAATAACAACACTAATGAATCCTTCCCGAAGAAAAGGTCCCTTGAGCGCCTCGAGctccaacaacaacaacaacacttacacgaaaaaaaaaaggctaaGCTAGAAAGGGCCAGGTCCATTGAAGGCGCTGTCCAGGTGAGTAAGGGTACAGGCTTAAAAAACGTCGAGCCAAGGGTCACACCTAAGGAATTACTGGAATGGCAAACcaactggaaaaaaatcatgaaaAGAGACTCTCGTATCTATTTCGACATTACTGATGACGTGGAGATGAATACCTACAATAAGTCTAAGATGGACAAGCGTAAAGACCTATTGAAAAGAGGGTTTCTTTCATTGGGCGCTCAAATCACTCAGTTCTTCGACACTACTGTTACAATAGTAATAACAAGAAGGTctgttgaaaatatataccTACTAAAGGATACAGACATCTTATCCAGAGctaagaaaaattatatgAAAGTTTGGAGTTACGAAAAAGCTGCTAgattcttgaaaaatctcGATGTGGATTTAGAACACTTAAGTAAGGCCAAATCTGCTTCGTTAGCTACCCCCACATTGTCCAACCTTTTACACAACGAAAAATTATACGGCCCCACAGACAGGGACCCCAGAACTAAAAGAGATGATATACACTATTTCAAATATCCTCATGTTTATCTTTACGACCTGTGGCAAACTTGGGCTCCCATAATAACTTTAGAGTGGAAACCTCAAGAGTTGGCAAACTTGGACGAATTGCCTTACCCCGTTTTGAAACTGGGCTCATTTGGAAGATGTCCCTTTATAGGTGATAGAAATTATGACGAAAATTCTTACAAGCGCGTAGCAAAAAGATACTCGAGAGATAAggcaaacaaaaaatatgcATTACAACTCCGTGCCTTATTCCAGTATCATGCTGACACTTTTATGAATACGTCTTCAGTTAACGACCAAACGAAAAACTTGATATTTATTCCTCATATGTGTAACGACTCCAccaaaagtttcaaaaaatggatgcaagaaaaggcaaaaagTTTCRAGAATgatgagaaaaagaaattggatgaTGAGGTTATTCAAGATATCCATGATCACATTGATAGCAAAATCATTGATAAAGACAGCATATCcataaaggaaattgaagacGGGAAGCATTCGctggaagaggaagaagaaaataaacacTTCATTGAGGAAGAATCTAAGAAGATCCTCCAACGGAAAAACCCAATTGCTACACCAAAGCTAAACCATCCAATACTAGCCACTTTTACAAGGCAGGAGACTGAAGAAGTGCCGGATGATTTATGCacttttaaaaaacaatCACGTCAAGCGTTTGAAATCAAAGCGAGTGGTGCTCACCAATCTAACGACGTAGCAACCTCTTTTGGCAATGGTCTAGGTCCAACAAGGGCGAGTGTCATGAGCAAAAACATGAAGTCATTGAGTAGACTAATGGTTGATAGGAAGTTGGGCGTAAAGCAAACAAATAGTAACTATAACACTTACACTACCGCCGcgacaacaacaacaacaacaactacAACAGCTACAATAGCAACAGCCAAGGAAACTAACCATAAATCCAATGTAAATGTATTGCAAAAAGATGAGATCCGTTCGCAAACGATGATCAAAGGTAATTCCACACATACGGAAACCAACAACAAAGCACAGGATCTCCCAAAGAAACTTGTAAAGTCTGCATCCACTGGTCTAAAGTTCAGTAATGACGTCAAGATAATAACTACCGAATCTACAACAGCATCGAAGAAAACCACAACTTCCACACACACCACGTTAAATCCCAGCCTAAACACAACAACACAGCCAGcgaagaaagaaacaataaaaaattcagGATACTGTGAAAACTGTCGTGTTAAATATGAATCTTTAGAACAGCACATTGTATCTGAGAAACATTTGTCTTTTGCTGAAAATGATCTAAACTTTGAGGCCATTGACTCTTTAATTGAAAATCTAAGATTCCAAAtctaa
- the RPC11 gene encoding DNA-directed RNA polymerase III core subunit RPC11 — protein sequence MLSFCPSCNNLLLITSGDSGVYTLACRSCPYEFPIEGIEIYDRKKLPRKEVDDVLGGGWDNVDQTKTQCPNYDTCGGESAYFFQLQIRSADEPMTTFYKCVNCGNRWKEN from the coding sequence ATGCTTTCGTTTTGTCCTTCATGCAATAATTTGCTGCTAATTACGAGTGGCGATAGCGGTGTATATACGTTAGCGTGCCGTTCGTGTCCCTATGAGTTCCCTATAGAGGGTATAGAGATATATGATAGAAAGAAGCTACCAAGAAAGGAAGTTGACGACGTCCTTGGCGGTGGTTGGGACAATGTTGATCAAACTAAAACCCAATGTCCCAATTATGATACGTGTGGTGGTGAGAGTGCTTATTTCTTCCAGCTACAAATTAGGTCTGCTGATGAACCGATGACTACCTTTTACAAGTGCGTGAACTGTGGCAATAgatggaaagaaaattaa
- the BAP3 gene encoding amino acid transporter BAP3, which produces MSDPIVTSSKMEKTAEFEVTDSALRDNFNTSTTASFSPEVKEHSEESRSGLVHRFVDSFRRAESQRLEDDNDLEDGTRSMKSNNHLKKSMKSRHVVMMSLGTGIGTGLLVANAKGLKLAGPGSLVIGYVLVSFVTYFMVQAAGEMGVTYPTLPGNFNAYNSIFVSKSFGFATTWLFCIQWLTVLPLELITSSMTIKYWNDTINADVFIVIFYVFLLFIHFFGVKAYGETEFIFNSCKILMIAGFIILSVVINCGGAGVDGYIGGKYWRDPGSFADGSSATRFKGICFILVTAYFSFGGIELFVLSINEQANPRKSTPVAAKRSIYRILIIYLLTMILIGFNVPHDNDQLMGSGSSATHASPYVLAASIHGVKVVPHIINAVILISVLSVANSALYAAPRLMCSLAQQGYAPKFLNYIDREGRPLRALIACSFVGLIGFVACSPQEEQAFTWLAAIAGLSEIFTWSGIMLSHIRFRLAMKAQGRSLDEIGYRSNTGIWGSIYGVLFNILVFMAQFWVALSPPGSGGKCDVESFFQSYLAAPLWIFLYLGYMVYTRDFTFLNPLDKIDLDFHRRVYDPEIMRQEDEENKERLRNSSLFFRMYNMWC; this is translated from the coding sequence ATGTCAGATCCAATCGTAACGTCTTCCAAGATGGAGAAGACTGCCGAGTTCGAAGTAACGGATTCGGCCTTACGTGATAACTTTAATacatcaacaacagcatCATTTTCCCCAGAGGTAAAAGAACATTCCGAGGAATCTAGAAGTGGGTTAGTCCATAGGTTTGTCGATTCATTCAGAAGGGCTGAGAGCCAACGCCTAgaagatgataatgatttgGAGGATGGTACCAGGTCTATGAAATCCAATaaccatttgaaaaaatcgatgaaATCTAGACATGTCGTCATGATGTCTCTAGGAACAGGTATAGGCACAGGTCTGCTGGTCGCCAACGCCAAAGGTCTGAAGCTTGCCGGCCCGGGATCTTTAGTCATTGGTTATGTCTTGGTCTCCTTCGTCACATATTTCATGGTCCAGGCAGCTGGTGAAATGGGTGTTACCTATCCCACGCTTCCGGGCAATTTCAATGCGTATAACTCAATCTTCGTTTCTAAATCGTTTGGGTTCGCTACCACCTGGTTATTTTGCATCCAGTGGCTGACCGTGCTGCCGTTGGAGTTGATTACTTCTTCGATGACCATCAAGTATTGGAACGACACCATTAATGCTGATGTGTTTATCGTCATCTTTTATgtgtttttattgttcaTCCATTTCTTTGGTGTTAAGGCTTACGGTGAAACTGAATTCATCTTTAATTCTTGCAAAATTTTAATGATTGCCGGGTTTATCATCCTATCAGTCGTTATCAATTGTGGGGGTGCTGGTGTGGACGGCTACATTGGTGGAAAGTATTGGCGTGATCCTGGTTCATTTGCGGATGGTAGCAGTGCTACTCGCTTCAAAGGGATTTGCTTTATTCTTGTGACTGCGTATTTCTCCTTTGGTGGTATTGAATTGTTTGTTCTTTCCATCAACGAACAGGCcaatccaagaaaatccaCGCCCGTGGCTGCCAAGAGAAGTATTTACCGTATTCTGatcatttatttattgacaatgattttgattgGCTTCAATGTTCCTCACGATAATGACCAATTGATGGGTTCCGGTAGTTCTGCTACGCACGCATCTCCTTATGTGTTAGCAGCCTCGATCCATGGTGTCAAAGTGGTTCCACATATTATCAATGCTGTTATTTTGATATCTGTTCTCTCCGTTGCGAACTCTGCTCTCTACGCTGCACCAAGGTTGATGTGTTCTTTGGCTCAACAGGGCTATGCACCAAAATTTCTAAACTATATCGATAGAGAAGGCAGACCTTTACGTGCCCTAATAGCGTGCTCTTTTGTAGGTCTAATTGGTTTCGTTGCTTGCTCTccacaagaagaacaagctTTTACATGGTTGGCGGCCATCGCAGGGTTGAGTGAAATTTTTACATGGTCGGGCATTATGCTTTCCCATATTCGTTTCAGACTAGCCATGAAAGCGCAGGGAAGATCACTTGATGAAATTGGCTATAGGTCCAATACTGGCATATGGGGTTCTATTTATGGGgttcttttcaacatcCTTGTCTTCATGGCACAGTTCTGGGTAGCACTGTCGCCACCAGGTTCTGGCGGGAAGTGCGATGTTGAAtctttcttccaaagttATCTTGCTGCCCCTCTATGGatctttttgtatttggGTTACATGGTCTACACAAGAGATTTCACCTTTTTGAATCCGTTGGATAAAATTGATTTAGACTTTCACAGAAGAGTTTACGATCCTGAAATAATGAGAcaagaggatgaagaaaacaaagaaaggcTGAGAAATTCTTCACTATTTTTCAGAATGTACAATATGTGGTGTTAA
- the DET1 gene encoding acid phosphatase DET1 has protein sequence MCDKDVHVSEDVAGDEGPFRNARPRLIVLVRHGESESNKNKEVNGYIPNHLIPLTKTGQIQARQAGIDLLRVLNVDDHNLVENLAEKYIGDESSRRTLPLKDYTRISKEKDVNVLFYTSPYRRARETLKGILDVIDEYNELNSGVHICEDLRYDPCGKQKHAFWPRGINNSGGVYENNEDIICKGKPGKCYLQYRVKDEPRIREQDFGNFQKINSMQDVMKKRSTYGHFFFRFPHGESAADVYDRVASFQETLFRHFHDRQERRPRDVVVLVTHGIYSRVFLMKWFRWTYEEFESFTNVPNGSVMVMELDESINRYVLRTVLPKWTDCEGDLIT, from the coding sequence ATGTGTGACAAAGATGTTCATGTCAGTGAAGATGTTGCTGGCGACGAAGGTCCTTTTAGAAATGCTAGACCAAGATTAATTGTGCTTGTAAGGCACGGCGAAAGTGAGtcaaataaaaacaaagaggTAAACGGTTACATCCCTAATCACTTGATCCCTTTAACTAAAACAGGCCAAATTCAAGCTAGGCAAGCCGGTATTGACTTACTCCGTGTTTTAAACGTAGATGACCATAATTTAGTGGAAAATCTGGCTGAAAAATACATTGGGGATGAAAGTAGCAGGAGAACTTTACCTTTAAAGGACTATACCAGAAtaagcaaagaaaaggacGTGAACGTGCTTTTCTACACATCACCTTACAGAAGGGCAAGGGAAACTTTGAAAGGTATTTTGGACGTCATTGATGAATATAATGAATTGAATAGTGGTGTGCATATTTGTGAAGATTTGAGGTATGACCCCTGCGGTAAACAGAAGCATGCCTTTTGGCCCAGAGGAATCAATAACAGTGGAGGGGTTTacgaaaataatgaagacATTATCTGTAAAGGAAAGCCCGGTAAATGTTACCTGCAATATCGGGTTAAAGATGAACCAAGAATAAGGGAACAAGATTTTGGTAActtccaaaaaatcaatagcATGCAAGATGTCATGAAAAAGAGATCCACGTATggacatttctttttcaggTTCCCCCATGGAGAAAGCGCAGCAGACGTATATGACAGAGTAGCCAGTTTTCAAGAGACTTTATTCAGACACTTCCACGACCGACAAGAGAGAAGACCCAGGGATGTCGTTGTTCTTGTTACACATGGCATCTACTCCAGAGTTTTTCTCATGAAATGGTTCAGATGGACGTATGAGGAATTTGAATCATTCACTAATGTTCCTAATGGGAGCGTAATGGTAATGGAGTTGGACGAATCAATAAACAGATACGTCTTGAGGACCGTATTACCTAAATGGACAGATTGTGAGGGAGACCTCATAACATGA
- the VMS1 gene encoding Vms1p, translating into MANVLKKNDLYIFDLSKPLLNSLDLMSFDYSLREIEIDTGSHRNEEKTTEDVQSLQQKSPSNSMRCTVCQVDFESRDVQKAHYQTDYHLMNVKRSLRGLNVLSLSEFNEVVSKELDNKSKDENTENEQSSSGEADESEGVSDQESDASVNDYMESIIEDDMKKLSLREDESSVVSHLNTQSPYIFFKSSTLPKNEVLGIYKSVFSKASLSKPYEALDSWNSQESSSMAISALFMVGGGHFAGAIVSHHRLNVKGNAHKKNETLIEQAVNLLEHKTFHRYTTRRKQGGSQSAMDNAKGKANSAGSALRRYNETALRTDIQGVLKDWEPYLSKCENIFIRARNVSDRKIFTDNTILNKDDDRIKSFPFTTSRPTVLELKKAWCELCYLKILPRPEPLTIKQTVQKPETLSKKDGAEEKQELSTEEKQTEEVVSLIKKGRAPLLIVFLKKNKLDGRFQLKPETKYSLTPTMLHYASQQGMKQMVIVLLSNLKCDPTIKNRLGRTPWDLTKDDGVRHAFQIARHTLGESFTNWDESHIGEPLSREQVNELNELKQSTENERTKNMIKVELEAAKERQRSAKDTERGPGKKLTSIPSVHQQNLNSLTDEQRRRLMREQRARAAEERMNRSLDK; encoded by the coding sequence ATGGCTAACgtactgaagaaaaatgacCTTTACATTTTTGATCTATCTAAACCGCTTCTAAATTCGTTAGACTTAATGAGTTTTGATTATTCATTACGAGAAATTGAGATAGATACAGGGTCTCACCGGAACGAGGAAAAGACTACTGAAGATGTCCAGTCACTACAGCAAAAGAGCCCATCAAACTCCATGCGTTGTACTGTTTGCCAAGTAGATTTCGAATCCAGAGATGTTCAAAAGGCTCACTACCAGACTGATTATCACTTGATGAATGTCAAGCGGAGCCTGAGGGGACTGAATGTCTTATCCCTGAGTGAATTCAATGAGGTAGTTTCTAAAGAACTTGACaacaaatcaaaagatgaaaatacTGAAAATGAACAGTCCTCTAGTGGTGAGGCAGACGAAAGTGAAGGAGTTAGTGATCAGGAATCGGACGCATCTGTTAATGATTACATGGAAAGCATAATTGAGGACGATATGAAAAAACTAAGTCTTCGAGAAGATGAGTCGAGTGTTGTTAGTCACCTCAATACACAATCTCCttacattttctttaaatcGAGCactcttccaaaaaatgaagttCTGGGAATCTACAAATCTGTATTCAGTAAAGcatctctttcaaaacctTACGAGGCTTTGGATTCTTGGAATTCACAAGAAAGCTCTTCGATGGCAATATCGGCCCTGTTTATGGTGGGAGGTGGTCATTTTGCAGGAGCGATTGTTTCTCATCACAGACTCAATGTCAAGGGAAATGCTcacaaaaagaatgaaactTTGATTGAGCAGGCTGTTAATTTATTGGAGCACAAGACATTCCATAGGTATACTACCAGAAGGAAGCAGGGTGGTTCTCAGTCGGCAATGGACAATGCGAAAGGCAAAGCCAACTCGGCGGGTTCTGCACTTCGGAGGTATAACGAAACCGCACTAAGAACAGATATACAAGGCGTGTTGAAGGACTGGGAGCCCTATCTGTCAAAATGTGAGAACATTTTTATTCGTGCTCGTAATGTTAGTGacagaaaaattttcactGATAATACCATCTTGAATAAAGACGACGATAGGATTAAAAGTTTTCCTTTCACCACAAGTAGGCCCACAGTATTAGAGCTGAAGAAAGCATGGTGTGAACTTTGCTACCTGAAGATTTTGCCTAGGCCTGAACCTTTGACAATAAAGCAAACGGTACAAAAGCCGGAAACATTGAGTAAAAAAGATGGCGCTGAAGAAAAGCAAGAGCTTTCTACAGAGGAAAAGCAAACAGAAGAAGTggtttctttgataaagaaaggAAGAGCACCTCTattgattgtttttttaaagaaaaacaaacttgATGGGAGATTCCAGCTCAAGCCTGAAACCAAGTACTCCTTAACTCCGACGATGTTGCATTACGCATCGCAACAGGGCATGAAACAAATGGTGATTGTTTTACTTTCCAATTTAAAGTGTGATCCTACGATCAAGAATAGATTGGGAAGAACTCCCTGGGATTTGACCAAGGATGATGGCGTAAGACACGCTTTCCAAATTGCAAGACACACTTTGGGCGAGTCCTTCACCAATTGGGACGAATCTCACATCGGCGAACCACTAAGTAGAGAACAGGTTAATGAGCTCAATGAATTGAAGCAGTCGACGGAAAATGAACGAACTAAAAACATGATCAAAGTGGAATTAGAGGCTGCCAAGGAAAGACAAAGATCTGCCAAAGATACAGAAAGAGGGCCAGGTAAAAAGCTGACTAGTATACCATCAGTTCACCAACAAAATCTGAATTCTTTGACAGATGAACAAAGACGTAGATTGATGAGAGAACAAAGGGCTAGGGCTGCAGAAGAAAGGATGAACAGAAGTCTTGATAAatag
- the HEM13 gene encoding coproporphyrinogen oxidase produces the protein MPAPQDPNNLPIRQQMEALIRRKQAEITQGLESIDTVKFHADTWTRGNDGGGGTSMVIQNGTTFEKGGVNVSVVYGQLSPAAVSAMKADHKNLSLPEDPKTGLPVTDGVKFFACGLSMVIHPVNPHAPTXHLNYRYFETWNQDGTPQTWWFGGGADLTPSYLYEEDGELFHQLHKDALDKHDTALYPRFKKWCDEYFYITHRKETRGIGGIFFDDYDERDPQEILKMVEDCFDAFLPSYLTIVKRRKDMPYTKEEQQWQAIRRGRYVEFNLIYDRGTQFGLRTPGSRVESILMSLPEHASWLYDNHPAPGSREAKLLEVTTTPREWVK, from the coding sequence ATGCCCGCTCCTCAAGATCCAAATAATCTCCCAATTAGACAACAAATGGAAGCTCTTATCCGTCGTAAACAAGCGGAAATCACACAGGGTTTAGAATCCATCGACACAGTTAAGTTCCATGCTGATACATGGACTCGTGGTAAtgatggtggtggtggtacTTCCATGGTTATTCAAAACGGTACTACCTTCGAAAAGGGTGGTGTCAATGTCTCCGTCGTTTACGGTCAATTGTCTCCAGCTGCTGTCTCTGCCATGAAGGCGGATCACAAGAACTTGAGCCTGCCAGAAGATCCAAAGACCGGTTTGCCAGTTACTGACGGTGTTAAGTTCTTTGCTTGTGGTTTGAGTATGGTTATTCACCCTGTTAACCCACACGCTCCAACCASTCATTTGAACTACCGTTACTTTGAAACCTGGAACCAAGACGGAACCCCACAAACTTGGTGGTTCGGTGGTGGTGCCGATTTGACACCTTCTTACTTATACGAGGAAGACGGTGAACTATTCCACCAATTGCACAAAGATGCCTTGGATAAGCATGACACTGCTCTATACCCTCGTTTCAAGAAATGGTGTGACGAATACTTCTACATCACACATCGTAAGGAAACTCGTGGTATTGGTGGGATCTTCTTTGACGATTATGATGAACGTGATCCacaagaaattttgaagatggtTGAAGACTGTTTCGATGCTTTCCTACCATCTTACTTGACAATTGtcaagagaagaaaggaCATGCCTTATACAAAGGAAGAACAGCAATGGCAAGCCATTAGACGTGGTAGATACGTCGAATTCAACTTGATCTACGATAGAGGTACTCAATTCGGTTTGAGAACCCCAGGTTCTAGAGTCGAATCCATTTTGATGAGTTTACCAGAGCATGCCTCCTGGTTATACGACAACCACCCAGCCCCTGGTTCCAGAGAAGCTAAATTATTAGAAGTCACTACTACACCAAGAGAATGGGTTAAATAA
- the HEM12 gene encoding uroporphyrinogen decarboxylase HEM12, producing MSHFPAPKNDLILRAAKGEKVERPPCWIMRQAGRYLPEYHEVKDNRDFFQTCRDAEIASEITIQPVRRYRGLIDAAIIFSDILVIPQAMGMKVEMLEGKGPHFPEPLRTPEDLQTVLDYKVDVLKELDWAFKAITMTRMKLDGEVPLFGFCGGPWTLLVYMTEGGGSRLFRFAKQWINMYPELSHKLLQKITDVAVEFLSQQVVAGAQILQVFESWGGELSSLDFDEFSLPYLRQIAEKVPKRLQELGIKEKIPMIVFAKSSWYALDKLCGSGYDVVSLDWTWDPREAVKINKDHGVTLQGNLDPGVMYGSKETITRKVEQMIEGFGGGKSHYIVNFGHGTHPFMDPDVIKFFLEECHRVGSQ from the coding sequence ATGAGCCACTTTCCCGCCCCAAAGAACGATTTGATATTAAGGGCTGCCAAGGGTGAAAAAGTCGAAAGACCACCATGCTGGATCATGCGCCAAGCTGGTCGTTATTTGCCAGAATATCATGAAGTGAAAGACAACCGTGATTTCTTCCAGACTTGCAGGGATGCGGAAATCGCTTCCGAGATTACTATCCAGCCGGTGAGACGCTACAGGGGCCTTATTGATGCAGCCATTATTTTCAGTGATATCTTGGTTATTCCTCAAGCCATGGGCATGAAGGTTGAAATGCTCGAAGGTAAAGGTCCACATTTTCCAGAACCTTTGAGGACTCCAGAAGACCTCCAAACCGTTTTAGATTATAAGGTCgatgttttgaaagagctaGATTGGGCTTTCAAGGCAATCACCATGACAAGAATGAAGCTGGACGGTGAGGTTCCGTTATTTGGTTTTTGTGGAGGGCCGTGGACTTTATTGGTCTACATGACTGAAGGTGGCGGATCTCGTCTTTTCAGATTTGCCAAACAATGGATTAACATGTATCCAGAGCTTTCTCATAAACTATTACAAAAGATTACTGATGTAGCTGTTGAGTTTTTGAGTCAACAAGTGGTGGCAGGCGCCCAGATACTGCAAGTATTTGAGAGTTGGGGTGGCGAACTATCATCTTTGGATTTTGATGAGTTTTCCCTACCATACCTGAGACAAATTGCCGAAAAGGTTCCAAAAAGACTACAAGAATTGGGcatcaaggaaaaaatccCTATGATAGTCTTTGCCAAAAGTTCCTGGTACGCCCTAGACAAGCTGTGCGGTTCTGGATACGATGTTGTTTCATTGGACTGGACCTGGGACCCAAGGGAAGCTGTCAAGATTAATAAGGACCACGGTGTTACCTTGCAAGGCAATTTGGATCCTGGTGTTATGTATGGCTctaaagaaacaataacaagaaaagttgAGCAAATGATTGAGGGTTTCGGCGGTGGAAAATCGCACTACATCGTTAATTTCGGTCATGGAACCCATCCTTTTATGGATCCAGACGTCATtaagtttttcttggaagaaTGCCACAGAGTTGGTTCTCAGTAg